GACCTGGCACAGCAGGGTCACCTGCAGCTGGGTGGCCTGGCGATGCTGGTGCTCGACGAGGCCGACGAGATGCTGGATCTGGGCTTCCTGCCCGATATCGAGCGCATTCTGGCGCTGGCGCCGTCCGCCGAGTCGGGGCGGCAGTCGATGCTGTTCTCGGCCACCATGCCCGATGCCATCATCACCCTGGCCCGCACGTTCATGAATCGTCCGACCCATATCCGGGCCGAGGCGCCCCACTCGTCGTCGGTGCACGACTCAACCGAGCAATTCGTGTACCGCGCACACGCGCTGGACAAGATCGAGTTGGTCAGCCGCATCCTGCAGGCCGAGGGCCGCGGCGCCACCATGATCTTCACCCGTACCAAGCGCACCGCCCAGAAGGTCTCCGACGAGCTGGCCGAGCGCGGTTTCGTCGTCGGCGCGGTACATGGTGACCTCGGTCAGATCGCGCGCGAAAAGGCGCTGTCCGCGTTCCGCTCCGGTGAGATCACCGTGCTGGTCGCAACCGACGTGGCCGCCCGCGGCATCGACATCGACGATGTCACCCACGTCATCAACTACCAGTGCCCCGAGGACGACAAGACCTATGTGCACCGCATCGGACGCACCGGTCGTGCCGGGCGCACCGGCATCGCGGTCACCCTCGTCGACTGGGATGACATCGCACGCTGGCAGCTGATCGACAAGGCACTCGGCCTCGGCGTGCCCGACCCCGACGAAACCTATTCCACCTCACCGCATTTGTTCACCGAGCTGAACATCCCCGCCGATGTGACCGGTTCGGTCGGTCCCAAGTTCGCCGGCGGACCGAAGCGCCGTGAGCCCCGGGCCGAGCGCACCGAAGGCGACAAGCCCAAGCGGACCCGCACCCGTCGGCGTACCCGCGCGGGCGAGCCCGCCGACGGTGCGGTGGCCGAAGCGCCCGCGGCAGTGGCTACCGCAGAAGGCGACCAGCCTGCTGCTGCGCGCCGTCGCCGCCGCCGTCGGCGTCCGAACGCGGCCGCTGCCACCACCGCCACGGCGTGATCGCACCGGAGCGGCGCACACGGGCCGACATCATTGCTGCGGCGGTGATCGCCGTGGTGGTCGCCGTTACCGGTGTCACGATCTGGTGGACCAGCGACGCCCGCGCCACCGTCAGCCATCCCGCAGCCGGGGACATCAAGCGCCCGATGAGTGCTACCCGGGTTCCCGACTCAGTGCGCGAACTATGGTCCGCCTCCAGTGGAGCCACGAAGGGGCCGGTCATCGCCAGCGGTGCGGTCGTCAGCGCCGACGGACACGAAGTAGTGGCCCATGACCCGGTAACCGGGGCCCAACTGTGGTCTTACGCGCGCCGCAATCTCGATCTGTGCGGCGCGATCGGCTTCATCGACGACGCGGTGGCCGTCTACCGAGACGCACGCGGATGCGGCCAGGTCACGATGATCGACGGACAGACCGGCCGCCGGGGCCCGCTGCGCAGCAGCCCCAATGACCCGAAGGTCTCGTTGTCGACCGACGGCACCTACGTGCTGGCGCTCGGCAGTACGCGGCTGGAACTGTGGCGTTCGGACATGGTGCGCACCCTGGAGTACGGGCGAGTCGTCGCTCCCCTGAACCCCAATAGCCAGCCCCGCGTGGACTGCACGCTGAAATC
This genomic window from Mycobacteroides chelonae contains:
- a CDS encoding DEAD/DEAH box helicase, with product MSHIEHTFAQLGVRDEIVRALREVGIEHPFAIQELTLPLALGGSDLIGQARTGMGKTYAFGVPLLHRIATGVEDRPLNGTPRALVVVPTRELCIQVYEDLIKASKYLSAGDRDFSVVSIYGGRPYEAQIESLRAGADVVVGTPGRLLDLAQQGHLQLGGLAMLVLDEADEMLDLGFLPDIERILALAPSAESGRQSMLFSATMPDAIITLARTFMNRPTHIRAEAPHSSSVHDSTEQFVYRAHALDKIELVSRILQAEGRGATMIFTRTKRTAQKVSDELAERGFVVGAVHGDLGQIAREKALSAFRSGEITVLVATDVAARGIDIDDVTHVINYQCPEDDKTYVHRIGRTGRAGRTGIAVTLVDWDDIARWQLIDKALGLGVPDPDETYSTSPHLFTELNIPADVTGSVGPKFAGGPKRREPRAERTEGDKPKRTRTRRRTRAGEPADGAVAEAPAAVATAEGDQPAAARRRRRRRRPNAAAATTATA